In the Drosophila gunungcola strain Sukarami unplaced genomic scaffold, Dgunungcola_SK_2 000001F, whole genome shotgun sequence genome, one interval contains:
- the LOC128262132 gene encoding neural cell adhesion molecule 2 isoform X2 has translation MAEPHWLPRPQFRPRPQVNVLQLATAILATVAVTMLVTATPTLAEIPAKGKHTRLDSQQTAQDDSDFPRFAEPIANVTVSVGRDALMACVVENLKGYKVAWVRVDTQTILSIHHNVISQNSRISLTYNDHRSWYLHIKEVEETDRGWYMCQVNTDPMRSRKGYLQVVVPPMIVEGLTSNDMVVREGQNVSLVCKARGYPEPYVMWRREDGEEMLIGGEHVNVVDGELLHITKVSRLHMAAYLCVASNGVPPSISKRVHLRVQFPPMLSIPNQLEGAYVGQDVILECHTEAYPASINYWTTERGDMIISDTSRAGDKYETTSTVSGYTKYMKLKIRAVGPNDFGTYRCVAKNSLGETDGNIKLDEMPTPTTAIISEMSLLNRSYGNHAGNNGDSNQTPVRNPPGAFHNSAGSLAQHNLLAKIMLGIKTQSFGIFKRLSSSLPTATAAAVVQGWPWLSTLSLVSPSRWRMSNMESQPNSPETIVNNDTGMGAGSWVSRGHCGNNNNNNITTNSPQMWARQLRIFHIAHTPCGASTQHSKRQRLCERQWQWLWKWKWQRQWQWQWQWPMLICIVILAGCFVRWWLPMLLHFIGRHIGTFSISAAHRQHLMCPFWATRGNKVVAQNPSPFAMLCPWKFSR, from the exons GCAAACACACGCGCCTGGACAGCCAGCAGACGGCACAGGATG ATTCCGATTTTCCGCGATTTGCAGAACCTATTGCCAATGTGACTGTTTCCGTTGGCCGAGATGCCTTGATGGCCTGCGTGGTGGAGAACCTCAAGGGCTACAAGGTTGCCTGGGTTCGAGTGGACACGCAGACGATCCTGTCCATACACCACAATGTCATCTCGCAGAACAGCCGGATAAGCCTGACCTACAATGACCATCGATCG TGGTACTTGCACATCAAGGAGGTGGAGGAGACGGATCGCGGTTGGTACATGTGCCAAGTGAACACG GATCCCATGCGCTCCAGGAAGGGCTACTTGCAGGTGGTGG TTCCCCCCATGATTGTCGAGGGCCTGACCAGCAACGACATGGTGGTGCGCGAGGGTCAGAATGTATCGCTGGTGTGCAAGGCACGTGGCTATCCGGAGCCCTACGTCATGTGGCGTCGCGAGGACGGCGAGGAGATGCTAATTGGCGGGGAGCACG TCAACGTGGTCGACGGGGAGCTGCTGCACATTACCAAAGTGAGTCGCCTGCACATGGCCGCATATCTGTGCGTCGCCTCCAACGGAGTCCCGCCATCGATTAGCAAACGGGTCCACCTGCGTGTGCAAT TTCCACCGATGCTCTCCATTCCCAATCAGCTGGAGGGAGCCTATGTGGGTCAAGATGTAATACTAGAGTGCCATACTGAGGCCTATCCAGCATCTATAAACTACTGGACTACGGAACGCGGCGACATGATAATATCGG ACACCTCGAGAGCCGGCGATAAATACGAGACCACATCGACCGTCAGCGGTTACACAAAATACATGAAGTTAAAAATCCGAGCCGTTGGTCCCAACGATTTTGGCACATATCGCTGTGTGGCCAAAAACTCTCTGGGCGAAACCGATGGAAATATAAAGCTGGATG AAATGccaacaccaacaacagcTATTATTTCAGAGATGTCCTTGCTCAACCGCAGCTATG GCAACCATGCTGGGAACAATGGCGATAGCAATCAAACGCCCGTGCGTAATCCGCCCGGAGCATTTCACAATTCTGCAGGCTCACTGGCGCAGCATAATCTACTTGCTAAAATAATGCTCGGCATTAAAACGCAATCATTTGGGATTTTCAAACGTTTATCGAGTTCTttgccaacggcgacggcggcggcggtggtgcaGGGCTGGCCGTGGCTGTCGACGTTATCGCTGGTCTCGCCAAGTCggtggcgtatgagtaatatgGAAAGCCAGCCGAACTCACCGGAGACCATTGTCAACAACGATACAGGCATGGGCGCTGGAAGCTGGGTGAGCAGAGGCCATTGcgggaacaacaacaacaacaacatcacaACGAACAGCCCACAAATGTGGGCGCGGCAATTGCGCATATTTcacattgctcatacgccgtGTGGCGCGTCAACGCAGCACTCGAAACGCCAACGCCTATGCGAACGCCAGTGGCAATGGCTGTGGAAATGGAAGTGGCAACGTcaatggcagtggcagtggcagtggccaATGCTCATTTGCATAGTAATATTGGCTGGCTGTTTTGTTCGGTGGTGGCTCCCAATGCTGCTGCATTTTATCGGTCGCCACATCGGAACATTTTCTATTAGCGCGGCGCATAGGCAACATTTAATGTGCCCGTTTTGGGCCACCCGTGGCAATAAGGTTGTCGCCCAAAACCCCTCCCCATTCGCAATGCTCTGCCCCTGGAAGTTTTCAAGatga
- the LOC128262132 gene encoding uncharacterized protein LOC128262132 isoform X1 produces MAEPHWLPRPQFRPRPQVNVLQLATAILATVAVTMLVTATPTLAEIPAKGKHTRLDSQQTAQDDSDFPRFAEPIANVTVSVGRDALMACVVENLKGYKVAWVRVDTQTILSIHHNVISQNSRISLTYNDHRSWYLHIKEVEETDRGWYMCQVNTDPMRSRKGYLQVVVPPMIVEGLTSNDMVVREGQNVSLVCKARGYPEPYVMWRREDGEEMLIGGEHVNVVDGELLHITKVSRLHMAAYLCVASNGVPPSISKRVHLRVQFPPMLSIPNQLEGAYVGQDVILECHTEAYPASINYWTTERGDMIISDTSRAGDKYETTSTVSGYTKYMKLKIRAVGPNDFGTYRCVAKNSLGETDGNIKLDEMPTPTTAIISEMSLLNRSYDGKRRHRNKFDSANALPDYGVEEWRDGAQGNHAGNNGDSNQTPVRNPPGAFHNSAGSLAQHNLLAKIMLGIKTQSFGIFKRLSSSLPTATAAAVVQGWPWLSTLSLVSPSRWRMSNMESQPNSPETIVNNDTGMGAGSWVSRGHCGNNNNNNITTNSPQMWARQLRIFHIAHTPCGASTQHSKRQRLCERQWQWLWKWKWQRQWQWQWQWPMLICIVILAGCFVRWWLPMLLHFIGRHIGTFSISAAHRQHLMCPFWATRGNKVVAQNPSPFAMLCPWKFSR; encoded by the exons GCAAACACACGCGCCTGGACAGCCAGCAGACGGCACAGGATG ATTCCGATTTTCCGCGATTTGCAGAACCTATTGCCAATGTGACTGTTTCCGTTGGCCGAGATGCCTTGATGGCCTGCGTGGTGGAGAACCTCAAGGGCTACAAGGTTGCCTGGGTTCGAGTGGACACGCAGACGATCCTGTCCATACACCACAATGTCATCTCGCAGAACAGCCGGATAAGCCTGACCTACAATGACCATCGATCG TGGTACTTGCACATCAAGGAGGTGGAGGAGACGGATCGCGGTTGGTACATGTGCCAAGTGAACACG GATCCCATGCGCTCCAGGAAGGGCTACTTGCAGGTGGTGG TTCCCCCCATGATTGTCGAGGGCCTGACCAGCAACGACATGGTGGTGCGCGAGGGTCAGAATGTATCGCTGGTGTGCAAGGCACGTGGCTATCCGGAGCCCTACGTCATGTGGCGTCGCGAGGACGGCGAGGAGATGCTAATTGGCGGGGAGCACG TCAACGTGGTCGACGGGGAGCTGCTGCACATTACCAAAGTGAGTCGCCTGCACATGGCCGCATATCTGTGCGTCGCCTCCAACGGAGTCCCGCCATCGATTAGCAAACGGGTCCACCTGCGTGTGCAAT TTCCACCGATGCTCTCCATTCCCAATCAGCTGGAGGGAGCCTATGTGGGTCAAGATGTAATACTAGAGTGCCATACTGAGGCCTATCCAGCATCTATAAACTACTGGACTACGGAACGCGGCGACATGATAATATCGG ACACCTCGAGAGCCGGCGATAAATACGAGACCACATCGACCGTCAGCGGTTACACAAAATACATGAAGTTAAAAATCCGAGCCGTTGGTCCCAACGATTTTGGCACATATCGCTGTGTGGCCAAAAACTCTCTGGGCGAAACCGATGGAAATATAAAGCTGGATG AAATGccaacaccaacaacagcTATTATTTCAGAGATGTCCTTGCTCAACCGCAGCTATG atggCAAGAGACGTCATAGAAATAAATTTGACTCGGCTAACGCTTTGCCTGATTATGGGGTTGAGGAGTGGCGTGACGGTGCCCAAG GCAACCATGCTGGGAACAATGGCGATAGCAATCAAACGCCCGTGCGTAATCCGCCCGGAGCATTTCACAATTCTGCAGGCTCACTGGCGCAGCATAATCTACTTGCTAAAATAATGCTCGGCATTAAAACGCAATCATTTGGGATTTTCAAACGTTTATCGAGTTCTttgccaacggcgacggcggcggcggtggtgcaGGGCTGGCCGTGGCTGTCGACGTTATCGCTGGTCTCGCCAAGTCggtggcgtatgagtaatatgGAAAGCCAGCCGAACTCACCGGAGACCATTGTCAACAACGATACAGGCATGGGCGCTGGAAGCTGGGTGAGCAGAGGCCATTGcgggaacaacaacaacaacaacatcacaACGAACAGCCCACAAATGTGGGCGCGGCAATTGCGCATATTTcacattgctcatacgccgtGTGGCGCGTCAACGCAGCACTCGAAACGCCAACGCCTATGCGAACGCCAGTGGCAATGGCTGTGGAAATGGAAGTGGCAACGTcaatggcagtggcagtggcagtggccaATGCTCATTTGCATAGTAATATTGGCTGGCTGTTTTGTTCGGTGGTGGCTCCCAATGCTGCTGCATTTTATCGGTCGCCACATCGGAACATTTTCTATTAGCGCGGCGCATAGGCAACATTTAATGTGCCCGTTTTGGGCCACCCGTGGCAATAAGGTTGTCGCCCAAAACCCCTCCCCATTCGCAATGCTCTGCCCCTGGAAGTTTTCAAGatga